The DNA window GACGGTCGTACATGTCAACTGCGTTTTTCCCTGCTCCTCCGCACCCCGACAGCTGTCGGCGTTCTACGAGGGGCATGACTCAATTTCATCCCATAGGGACCCAGGCACACGACATGGCACAAAAGTATCAGTACGAACTGACGTACGTCATCAGTGGGGTCGTCAAGCAAAACCAGGTGGACGACATTGTCCGCAAGGTGAACCACCTCATCGAGAGCAACGACGGCGACGTGCTTGAGGTCGACGAGTGGGGCAACCAACGCCTCGCCTACGAGATCGACCGCAAGCGCAGCGGCTATTACGTGAACATGTATTTCCAGGCGCCGGGCGAGCTCGTTCCGCGCCTTGAGCGCGAACTGGACATCAACGACGACGTGCTGCGCTACCTCACCCTGCGCATGGACGCGAAGATGAAGCGTCACTACGAGCAGCGCAAGAAGCGCCGTGCGCAGGAGGCCGCCGAAGAAGAGGCGGCGGACGAGTCCGACGAGGAGTAGCGTCTCCCCTCTTTGCCTTCCCGCGTTTCTCGAACTTGAGCTTCCGATGACCCATGGCTGACCAAAACGACGTCGACTACGAGCACCTCGAATACGTAGACTACAAGGACACCGAATTCCTGGAGCAGTTCATCAACAACCAGGGCAAGATCCTGCCGCGCCGCGTGACGGGGGTGCCCGCCCGCGTGCAGCGCCAGATCACGAAGGCGATCAAGCGGGCCCGGCACCTCGCCCTCATGCCGTACGTGTCCGAGTCGGTTCGGTAACGGACCCGGACGAACTGTCTCCACCATTTCCGACTGACCCGATTGCATCATGCAGATTATTCTCCTCAACGACGTGGACCACCTCGGCGAAAAAGGCGAGGTCCACGAGGTGGCCGACGGCTACGGCCGCAACTACTTGATTCCCCAAGGACTCGCGCGGGTGGCCACCGACGGGGCCATTCGCCAGTTGCGCGACGAGCAGCAGCAGCAGGCCCGCAAAGAGGCCGCCAAGAAAGAGCAGGTCGAAGAGCTCAAGGACGAGCTCGAAGACATGCAGGTGGTCTTCACCGCGAAGGTGGGCGAGGACAACCGCATCTTTGGCACCGTGACGACTCAGCAGATCGCGGTGGAGCTCTCCAACCGCGGCTTCAACATCGACCGGCGGGACATCGAGCTCGACGAAGACATTCGGTTCGTGGGGGCCTACACGGCGTCCATCGACCTGGGCTACGGAATCGAAGCGACCCTGGACATCCAGGTCATTCCGGAGTCGGGCTGACCGAGTGGCCAGCAGACTGCGGCGACAGAGGGGCCTTCATTGCCGTGAGGGCCCCTTTGCGCATTTCTGTAGGCGCTTCCAGCCGAGAGGCGTGGTCGGAAGGCGGCCTGCGCCGCGAGGAGCAGCCGAACAGCACGTTGCCGCGACCGTCCGTCCTCCTTTCTCAATCCCGCCACTCAATAAGCGTCGGGTCCGTGTCCGGTGCCGGCCGCCTCTTCCGCCGTGCGCACCACCTGCTCCACGTCCCGGGGCAGCCGTTCGGCTTCGAAAACAACGCCGTCCTCAACCGTGCGCAGTCGACTCCGTCGGCCCGCCCGAACGCCTGTGCGCCCTTGAGCGTCGCGGCGCGAGCGACCCCCAGCGGCCCAGCCCCGGCCTCCCGCGGCAGCCCCCGCACGTCCCCAGCGGCTCAAAACGTATAGGGGGGAGGAGAGCGAAAAGAGGAGAGGTGACGGCTACTCGTCCAGCCCGGCGTCGAGCGCCGCGGCAAAGTCTGCCACGAGGTCTTTGGGGCCTTCAAGCCCCACGGATACGCGCACGAACCGATCGGTGATGCCCATGGCCCGGCGGGCCGCCGGGGCCACGTCCTTGTGGGACGTGTGCACGGGCTGCGTCACGAGCGTCTCGACGCCCCCAAGGCTCGGCGCACGAAGGGGAAGGGAGAGTGCGTCGAAGAACGAATCGACAGTTGTCTGTGAGGCCAGTTCGAGGCCCACCATGCCCCCGAACCCATCGAGCAATGTCCGGGCGCGATCGTGATGGGGATGGGACGAAAGACTGGGGTGGTGCACCCGTTCGACGCCGTCGTGATCGGCCAGCGCCGCCGCGAGCGCCCGGGCCGTCTCGTTTTGCTTGCGCACCCGCACCCCGAGGGTCTTCAGGCTCCGATGCAGGAGGCCACACGCGTGTGGGTCCAGCATGCCCCCAAGCAGCTTCGTCGTCTGGAGCGCGTTGTCCAAAGGCTTCGGCGCCCCGGCCACTACGCCCGCAGCCACGTCCGAGTGGCCCCCGAGGTACTTGGTGGCGGAGTGAAGGACCACGTCGAACCCCAGGGAGGCCGGACGGAGGTTGACGGGCGAGGCGAACGTGTTGTCGATGACGGTCGTGAGGTC is part of the Salinibacter ruber DSM 13855 genome and encodes:
- a CDS encoding trans-sulfuration enzyme family protein, with the translated sequence MSTLDTQSIHAGEPEPRIEGAVSMPVFQTATYTHDDPGASPRYVRYNNSPNHQALHEKLAALTETERALVTASGMAAISSALLGVLEAGDHLVAPHSLYGGTLALLNDLLPRFGITHTLVPEDTPEAWTAALQPNTKVLYAEAITNPRLEVLNLTGMVDLAEEHDLTTVIDNTFASPVNLRPASLGFDVVLHSATKYLGGHSDVAAGVVAGAPKPLDNALQTTKLLGGMLDPHACGLLHRSLKTLGVRVRKQNETARALAAALADHDGVERVHHPSLSSHPHHDRARTLLDGFGGMVGLELASQTTVDSFFDALSLPLRAPSLGGVETLVTQPVHTSHKDVAPAARRAMGITDRFVRVSVGLEGPKDLVADFAAALDAGLDE
- the rpsR gene encoding 30S ribosomal protein S18, with the translated sequence MADQNDVDYEHLEYVDYKDTEFLEQFINNQGKILPRRVTGVPARVQRQITKAIKRARHLALMPYVSESVR
- the rplI gene encoding 50S ribosomal protein L9 yields the protein MQIILLNDVDHLGEKGEVHEVADGYGRNYLIPQGLARVATDGAIRQLRDEQQQQARKEAAKKEQVEELKDELEDMQVVFTAKVGEDNRIFGTVTTQQIAVELSNRGFNIDRRDIELDEDIRFVGAYTASIDLGYGIEATLDIQVIPESG
- the rpsF gene encoding 30S ribosomal protein S6; translated protein: MAQKYQYELTYVISGVVKQNQVDDIVRKVNHLIESNDGDVLEVDEWGNQRLAYEIDRKRSGYYVNMYFQAPGELVPRLERELDINDDVLRYLTLRMDAKMKRHYEQRKKRRAQEAAEEEAADESDEE